A single window of Rhodamnia argentea isolate NSW1041297 chromosome 5, ASM2092103v1, whole genome shotgun sequence DNA harbors:
- the LOC115753057 gene encoding cycloartenol-C-24-methyltransferase-like translates to MSKTGALDLAAGVGGTIEKSQVLSAVNKYEKYHTCYGGKEEERKAEYRDVANKYYDLATSFYEYGWGESFHVARRWKGESLREGMKRHEHFIASQLALKPGLKVLDVGCGIGGPLREIARFSYTCITGLTDNAYHVKRGQELNRIAGVDKTCNFVKADFMQMPFPDNTFDAAYAIESTCHAPDAYECYKEIYRILKPGQHFAAYEWCMTDSFDPNNQEHRKIKADIEIGNGLTDIRLTGQLIEALKRAGFEVIWEKDLGPDSDIPWYAHMDKKRLSLTSFRTTGIGRWITSLTVKALEYVRLAPEGSVRVQEFLLQAGDGLYEGGRREIFTPMYFFLARKPISKSP, encoded by the exons ATGTCAAAAACTGGAGCACTGGATCTGGCTGCGGGTGTTGGTGGAACGATCGAAAAAAGCCAAGTCCTCTCCGCCGTCAACAA GTACGAGAAGTATCATACCTGCTATGgagggaaggaggaagaaaggaaagctgaGTACCGTGACGTG GCCAATAAATATTATGATCTTGCTACCAGCTTTTATGAGTATGGCTGGGGAGAGTCCTTCCATGTCGCACGCAG ATGGAAAGGGGAGTCTCTAAGAGAGGGCATGAAGAGACACGAACACTTTATCGCATCGCAGCTAGCCTTAAAACCGGGACTGAAG GTGCTGGACGTAGGGTGCGGAATTGGTGGACCGCTCAGGGAGATAGCTCGATTCAG CTACACCTGCATTACGGGATTAACCGACAATGCGTACCATGTTAAAAGGGGACAG GAACTGAACCGCATCGCAGGCGTTGACAAGACATGTAACTTTGTTAAG GctgatttcatgcagatgccaTTCCCCGACAACACATTTGATGCAGCTTATGCTATAGAATCTACCTGCCACGCACCTGATGCT TATGAATGTTACAAGGAGATTTACAGAATACTGAAGCCTGGTCAGCATTTTGCCGCTTATGAGTGGTGTATGACTGATTCCTTTGATCCGAACAACCAAGAGCACCGAAAGATTAAG GCCGACATTGAGATTGGAAATGGTCTTACAGACATCAGGCTGACTGGGCAGCTCATTGAAGCTCTAAAACGAGCAGGTTTCGAG gtcatatgggagaaagatcTGGGTCCCGACTCTGACATCCCTTGGTACGCACATATGGATAAAAAGCGTCTATCATTGACTAGCTTCCGCACAACGGGTATTGGGCGTTGGATTACATCACTCACG GTCAAGGCTCTTGAGTATGTGAGGCTAGCCCCAGAAGGGAGCGTAAGGGTTCAAGAATTTCTGCTGCAAGCGGGTGACGGCTTATACGAAGGCGGAAG GAGAGAAATTTTCACGCCAATGTACTTCTTTCTGGCTCGGAAACCTATATCCAAGAGCCCGTGA
- the LOC115753058 gene encoding cucurbitadienol 11-hydroxylase-like — translation MMLPMVETVMGLVALVVLAVSYWRYKWRDRSNSGKFPPGSMGLPFLGETIQFSIPSKSVDLPPFLKKRIKKYGTLFKTSLAGRPVVISTDPEFNKYVLLHEGKLVELWYLDSLSKLVGHDAQDLEVKTNATGYVHKHLRHLILNHMGPESLKEKLLPLLEATAERTLDAWSTQQSVEAKHGCSKMIFEFTSKLLLSYDAENSGENLTEDLRTLMNGLMSLPINIPGTAFHKSLKSQKKLLNMIQGKIAERMASPAETREADVLDHVLEDMKTKSFLSEKFVTYIFMGLLVASFESITSALIMALILITDNPQVVEELVKEHECALRKRSSGAVGITWEEYKSMPYTMQVVNEALRMTSSGPGIMRRAIKDIEWNGYLIPKGWTIFISQSGVHLNPQVFENPHVFDPSRWKQLDGGNVTGRYYIPFGGGGRQCAGAEFSKDLCAVFLQVLVTKYRWTKVKGGEIIRTPMLKIGGGFHIKVSKIQE, via the exons ATGATGCTGCCGATGGTGGAGACTGTGATGGGTCTTGTGGCCCTTGTTGTTCTTGCAGTTTCCTACTGGAGGTACAAATGGAGAGACCGCTCTAACTCTGGGAAGTTTCCTCCAGGTTCCATGGGGTTGCCCTTCCTAGGAGAGACCATTCAGTTCTCCATTCCCAGCAAATCCGTAGACCTCCCTCCTTTCCtcaagaaaagaattaaaaa GTACGGGACGTTGTTCAAAACAAGCTTGGCCGGCCGCCCCGTGGTGATATCAACAGATCCGGAGTTCAATAAATATGTTCTTCTCCATGAAGGAAAATTGGTGGAATTGTGGTACTTGGACTCGCTTTCGAAGCTCGTGGGTCACGATGCACAGGACTTGGAAGTTAAGACTAATGCAACCGGGTATGTCCACAAACACCTCAGACATTTGATCCTAAATCACATGGGTCCGGAGAGCCTCAAAGAGAAGCTTCTTCCTCTGCTGGAAGCCACGGCTGAGAGAACTCTCGATGCTTGGTCGACTCAACAATCTGTTGAAGCCAAACATGGTTGTTCCAAG ATGATATTTGAGTTCACCTCGAAGCTCCTCCTAAGTTACGATGCTGAAAATTCAGGCGAAAACCTCACGGAGGATTTGCGTACTCTCATGAACGGTCTCATGTCCCTTCCGATAAACATTCCAGGCACTGCTTTTCATAAGAGCTTAAAG agcCAAAAGAAGCTACTGAATATGATTCAAGGGAAGATCGCGGAACGAATGGCCTCACCAGCAGAAACGAGGGAGGCGGACGTCCTCGACCATGTCCTTGAGGATATGAAAACGAAGAGCTTTCTCTCGGAGAAATTTGTCACCTACATATTCATGGGGCTCCTAGTTGCCAGCTTCGAATCAATAACTTCCGCTTTGATCATGGCCCTTATCCTCATAACAGATAACCCTCAAGTGGTGGAAGAACTCGTC AAGGAACATGAGTGCGCCCTTCGCAAGAGGTCTTCGGGTGCAGTAGGAATAACGTGGGAGGAATACAAATCCATGCCTTACACCATGCAA GTCGTCAATGAGGCACTCAGAATGACCAGCAGTGGACCCGGCATCATGAGAAGAGCAATCAAAGACATTGAATGGAATG GATATCTAATTCCGAAAGGTTGGACAATTTTCATCAGTCAATCTGGGGTACATCTGAACCCACAAGTATTTGAAAATCCCCATGTCTTTGATCCCTCGAGATGGAAG CAATTGGATGGAGGAAACGTCACAGGAAGATATTATATACCATTTGGAGGGGGCGGAAGGCAATGTGCTGGAGCTGAATTTTCCAAAGATCTCTGTGCTGTGTTTCTCCAAGTTTTGGTGACCAAATATAG GTGGACAAAGGTGAAGGGAGGAGAAATTATTCGCACTCCGATGTTGAAGATTGGAGGAGGTTTTCATATCAAGGTTTCCAAGATTCAAGAATAA